The Thermodesulfobacteriota bacterium nucleotide sequence AGCAGGCCCTGGTGGCCCTCCTGCTCCTGGCTCCCATGACCGCGGCCATGGGGGTCCAGGTGGTGAACTTCCGGATGGCCTTTTTTGCCGACGCCATCAGCCACTCCGCCTTCGCCGGCGTGGCGGTGGGCCTCCTTTTCGGCATCGACCCCCGCTTCAGCATGCCGGCCCTGGGCCTGGGCATGGGGCTGGGCATCATTGCGGTGCAGCGCCGGAGCGGTCTGTCGGCGGACACGGTCATCGGCGTCTTCTTCTCCGCCATGATCGCCTTCGGACTCGCGGTGGTCAGCCGCGACCGCAGCCTGGCCCGGGACCTCCAGCGCTTTCTCTACGGCGATATCCTCACCATCAGCCAGCCGGAGATCCTCTGGCTGGCCGGCCTGTTCGTTGTCCTTCTGGCCTACCAGGCCTGGGGCTACAACCGGATGCTGGCCATTGGCATCAGCCCCTCCCTGGCCCAGGCCCACCGGGTGCGGGTCGCCGGCTACCAGTACAGCTACGCCGCCCTGCTCGCCGTGGTGACCATCTTCGCGGTCTGGGCGGTGGGGGTGCTCCTGGTCTCGGCCCTCCTCATCGTGCCCGCCGCGGCGGCCCGCAACCTCACCCGCTCCGCTGGTGGCATGTTCTGGTGGGCCCTGGTCGTGGGCACCACCTCCGCCGTGGCCGGCCTCCTCGTCTCAGCCCAGGACTGGGCCCGCACCGCCACCGGCGCCACCGTCATCCTGTTCACCTGTGCCTGGTTTGTGGCAAGCCTGGGTGTTGCCTTGCTCCGGAAGGAACAGGCTCTGTAGGTCCGCCGCCTACGGCACATGCCCTGGTCGGAGCTGGCAAGCACTCTGTGCACGAACGTCCCTCCTATCGATATTGATTTTGCAGGCGTTAGAATATATATATCAGATATATATTCCATGGAGGTTGCTACCATGCAGACCGCGAAGCTCTTCCAAAACGGCAACTCTCAGGCCGTACGATTGCCCAGGGAGTTCAGAATGCCTGGGGACATGGTGAAAATATCGAGAAGGGGCCGCCAGGTAATCTTGGAGCCATTGGAAACGACCTGGGATTCTTTGTTCGATTCCCTCAAGGATTTCCCGGACGACTTTATGGTAGACGGGCGGCAGCAGCCAGCGGGGCAAGAGAGGGAATCGTTCTGATGCGCTATCTGCTCGACACCAACATTTGTATCTATCTGATCAGAAACCAGCCTGTTGGAGTCCGCAAACAATTCGAACAGCACTCGCCGCACGAGGTTGCCATCTCCGCCATTACCGTCTTCGAGCTTGAATACGGAGCCGAGAAGAGCCAACACCGCCAACGTGCCAAAGACGCCCTTGCGAAATTCCTCCTGCCTTTGAACGTCATCGACATGGATCGTTCTGCTGCCGAGGAGGCAGCAAGCATCCGTGCCGTTCTTGAAAGAAGAGGCACGCTTATCGGCCGCCCCTATGATCTGCTCATCGCCGGCCTGGCACGATCTCTGGACCTGACATTGGTAACCAACGATACCAGAG carries:
- a CDS encoding type II toxin-antitoxin system VapC family toxin, translating into MRYLLDTNICIYLIRNQPVGVRKQFEQHSPHEVAISAITVFELEYGAEKSQHRQRAKDALAKFLLPLNVIDMDRSAAEEAASIRAVLERRGTLIGRPYDLLIAGLARSLDLTLVTNDTREFERIDGLKLTNWVENLPR
- the vapB gene encoding type II toxin-antitoxin system VapB family antitoxin, which produces MQTAKLFQNGNSQAVRLPREFRMPGDMVKISRRGRQVILEPLETTWDSLFDSLKDFPDDFMVDGRQQPAGQERESF
- a CDS encoding metal ABC transporter permease, with amino-acid sequence MPDLTALYDLIPRLLPFQCLEARFMQQALVALLLLAPMTAAMGVQVVNFRMAFFADAISHSAFAGVAVGLLFGIDPRFSMPALGLGMGLGIIAVQRRSGLSADTVIGVFFSAMIAFGLAVVSRDRSLARDLQRFLYGDILTISQPEILWLAGLFVVLLAYQAWGYNRMLAIGISPSLAQAHRVRVAGYQYSYAALLAVVTIFAVWAVGVLLVSALLIVPAAAARNLTRSAGGMFWWALVVGTTSAVAGLLVSAQDWARTATGATVILFTCAWFVASLGVALLRKEQAL